The Chlorogloeopsis sp. ULAP01 genome window below encodes:
- a CDS encoding iron-sulfur cluster assembly accessory protein: MISLTQAASSEIKRLQSKQKLNLLFRLAVKHGGCSGWYYDMSFDETVRPGDRTFECNSIPIIIDAESCNYLNGSTLDYSEDLMGGGFRFYNPQASASCGCGNSFSIS; encoded by the coding sequence ATGATTAGTTTGACTCAAGCAGCCAGCAGCGAAATAAAAAGATTGCAGTCTAAGCAAAAGTTAAATCTTTTGTTTAGATTGGCAGTTAAACACGGTGGTTGTTCCGGTTGGTACTATGATATGTCCTTTGATGAAACAGTAAGACCAGGCGATCGCACCTTTGAATGTAACAGTATTCCAATTATCATAGATGCGGAAAGCTGTAATTATTTAAATGGTTCAACCTTGGATTATTCAGAGGATTTAATGGGCGGTGGCTTTCGCTTCTACAATCCCCAAGCAAGTGCCAGCTGTGGTTGTGGTAATTCTTTTTCTATTAGTTAA
- a CDS encoding phosphomannose isomerase type II C-terminal cupin domain translates to MAQYQDTTHANALTLPPSVTPRGVAATELRPWGSFTVLEEGRGYKIKRIEVKPGHRLSLQMHHHRSEHWIVVSGTARVICGEQEILLSNNQSTYVPQCTPHRLENPGVIPLVLIEVQNGEYLGEDDIIRFQDDYARTDS, encoded by the coding sequence ATGGCTCAATATCAAGACACAACGCACGCTAATGCACTGACACTGCCTCCAAGCGTCACTCCTAGAGGTGTTGCTGCAACTGAGTTGCGTCCTTGGGGTTCTTTTACAGTTTTAGAAGAAGGGCGCGGATACAAAATCAAACGTATCGAAGTTAAACCTGGACATCGTCTCAGCCTCCAGATGCACCACCATCGCAGCGAACATTGGATAGTAGTGTCTGGTACAGCTAGAGTCATTTGCGGTGAGCAAGAAATACTGTTGAGCAACAATCAGTCTACATATGTACCCCAGTGTACGCCTCATCGTTTAGAAAATCCTGGCGTCATACCTTTAGTTTTGATTGAAGTACAAAACGGAGAATATTTAGGAGAGGATGATATTATTCGTTTCCAAGACGACTATGCTCGTACTGATAGTTAA
- a CDS encoding phosphodiester glycosidase family protein, translating to MVKMSNFCRQYRSAIEEKSNSRFIKVVVSPVIFSVLCLTATYDYAIARTSLDRIIPNTSLFPKKQKLEVRVAQSSTGVKQIPGSSPRPPAPPIKTGVRSYGNQISLNGRISSGGWLQQRTSKGQITTLVSDGALRQLIGVDLLDTSQPARQPIQWYSSNAKPQILSSLLTGGYRYLDISRFANTFGWQMQVQGKTLVLSTPSAKITNINQGKHEFGDRIVLNLDSPTPWQIAQGLPVKTNQPLSDDPNSPVVTPSSPTTREWTITLDGIATPDLIQRYTPSLPLPFSSPENQLKQQVPGIEQQPSQPPALPPLIKQVEVVKNQTIVRLEVPLGLAPLVSTLPNPNRLVIDIRPDALLQRSISWASGLRWQQQFMNLGQERFPVVWLDVNPRTVGLKLKPIVTNSDTLVGTAPLIQTAQKYVAVAAINGGYFNRNNKLPLGAIRRDNQWLSSPILNRGAIAWNDSGQFYMGRLVLQESLIGLNNLKLPILTLNSGYVQSGIARYTPTWGANYTPLTDNEIIIVVQKNQVTAQLPSLKAGQTAIPIPQDGYLLTLRGSSVSNASVLPIGFSVRIESSVSPTEFSRYPYILGAGPLLLQDRQIVLDAKGENFSNAFIAQKAVRSAICTTATGNLIIAAVHNRVGGAGPTLAEHAQLMQQMGCVNALNLDGGSSTSLYLGGQLLDRFPNTAARVHNGIGIFLQPRP from the coding sequence ATGGTAAAAATGTCGAATTTTTGCCGACAATACCGCAGTGCTATTGAAGAAAAGAGCAATAGCAGATTTATCAAGGTTGTGGTGTCGCCAGTAATTTTTTCAGTACTGTGTTTAACAGCTACTTATGATTATGCGATCGCCCGTACCAGTCTTGACCGCATTATCCCCAACACATCCCTATTTCCTAAAAAACAGAAATTAGAAGTTAGGGTGGCACAATCCTCAACTGGTGTAAAGCAAATACCAGGATCGAGTCCAAGACCGCCTGCACCTCCTATAAAGACAGGGGTAAGATCCTATGGTAATCAAATTTCTCTTAATGGTCGAATCTCATCAGGAGGATGGTTGCAGCAACGCACCTCAAAAGGTCAAATCACCACTCTTGTTAGTGATGGCGCACTCAGGCAATTGATTGGGGTAGATTTATTAGATACCAGCCAGCCAGCCAGACAACCAATCCAATGGTACTCCTCTAACGCAAAGCCGCAGATTTTAAGCAGCTTGTTGACGGGTGGATACCGTTATTTAGACATTAGCCGTTTTGCAAACACCTTTGGTTGGCAGATGCAAGTCCAAGGTAAAACCTTGGTACTTTCCACACCTAGCGCAAAAATTACAAATATTAACCAAGGAAAGCATGAGTTTGGCGATCGCATCGTTCTCAACTTAGATAGTCCTACTCCATGGCAAATTGCTCAAGGTTTACCAGTCAAGACCAATCAACCTCTATCCGACGATCCGAATAGCCCAGTTGTTACACCTTCCTCTCCAACCACCAGAGAGTGGACAATTACTTTAGATGGTATTGCCACTCCAGATTTAATTCAGCGCTATACACCATCTCTACCTCTTCCCTTCTCATCTCCAGAAAACCAATTAAAACAACAGGTGCCAGGGATTGAGCAACAACCGTCTCAGCCACCAGCACTCCCCCCACTGATTAAGCAAGTAGAGGTAGTTAAAAATCAAACTATTGTTCGTCTGGAAGTTCCCCTGGGTTTAGCCCCTTTGGTTAGTACTTTACCTAACCCCAATCGTCTAGTCATTGACATTCGACCAGATGCACTTTTACAACGTTCAATTAGTTGGGCTTCAGGATTGCGCTGGCAACAGCAATTTATGAACTTAGGTCAAGAACGCTTTCCTGTTGTTTGGTTAGATGTTAACCCTCGCACCGTTGGGTTAAAACTCAAACCTATTGTGACAAATTCCGATACCCTTGTTGGCACTGCTCCTTTAATTCAAACAGCACAAAAGTATGTAGCAGTAGCAGCAATTAACGGTGGTTATTTTAACCGCAATAACAAATTACCTTTGGGTGCGATTCGTCGGGATAATCAGTGGTTGTCTAGCCCAATTTTGAACCGAGGAGCGATCGCCTGGAATGATTCTGGGCAATTTTATATGGGTCGTCTGGTTCTGCAAGAATCTTTAATCGGCTTAAATAATCTAAAATTACCGATTTTGACTCTCAATAGTGGCTACGTCCAAAGTGGCATTGCCCGTTACACTCCTACTTGGGGAGCAAATTATACTCCTCTAACAGACAACGAAATTATTATCGTTGTTCAAAAAAACCAAGTTACAGCTCAATTACCAAGTCTTAAAGCAGGACAAACTGCTATTCCTATTCCTCAAGATGGATATCTGCTTACTTTACGCGGCAGTAGTGTTAGTAATGCCTCAGTTTTACCCATCGGCTTTTCAGTGCGTATAGAAAGTTCTGTTTCTCCTACTGAATTTAGCCGTTATCCCTATATCTTGGGAGCAGGCCCGCTGCTACTGCAAGATCGCCAAATAGTACTAGATGCCAAAGGCGAAAATTTTAGCAATGCCTTTATTGCCCAAAAAGCTGTTCGTAGTGCTATCTGTACAACTGCAACAGGCAATCTCATTATTGCTGCTGTGCATAATCGTGTAGGAGGTGCTGGCCCTACTTTGGCAGAACACGCACAACTTATGCAGCAAATGGGATGTGTTAATGCATTAAATTTAGACGGTGGTAGTTCTACTAGCCTTTATTTAGGAGGACAACTTCTTGACCGTTTTCCTAACACAGCTGCTCGTGTCCACAATGGCATAGGAATTTTCTTGCAACCCCGTCCATAA
- the rpsL gene encoding 30S ribosomal protein S12: protein MPTIQQLIRNEREKARQKTKSPALKQCPQRRGVCTRVYTTTPKKPNSALRKVARVRLTSGFEVTAYIPGIGHNLQEHSVVMIRGGRVKDLPGVRYHIIRGTLDTAGVKDRKQGRSKYGTKRPKK, encoded by the coding sequence ATGCCAACTATACAGCAGCTAATACGTAACGAACGCGAAAAAGCGCGTCAGAAAACCAAGTCTCCAGCTCTGAAGCAATGCCCGCAACGTCGGGGAGTTTGCACCAGAGTATACACGACCACACCGAAAAAGCCTAACTCGGCTCTGCGTAAAGTAGCGAGAGTCAGACTAACTTCTGGATTTGAAGTAACAGCTTACATTCCAGGAATTGGTCACAACTTACAAGAACATTCTGTCGTGATGATTCGTGGCGGTCGGGTTAAGGACTTACCAGGCGTGAGATACCACATTATTCGTGGCACATTAGATACAGCCGGAGTCAAAGACCGCAAACAAGGTCGTTCCAAATATGGAACAAAGCGTCCCAAAAAATAG
- the rpsG gene encoding 30S ribosomal protein S7, which translates to MSRRGVVQKRPVPPDSVYNSRLVSMIIRRIMRHGKKSLAARIVYDAMKSIEERTGNDPLETFERAVRNATPLVEVKARRVGGATYQVPMEVRSERGTTLALRWLVQFSRQRSGRTMAGKLAQELMDAANETGNAIRKREETHRMAEANKAFAHYRY; encoded by the coding sequence ATGTCTCGTCGTGGTGTTGTTCAAAAGCGCCCTGTTCCGCCTGACTCAGTTTATAACAGTCGTTTAGTTAGCATGATAATCCGTCGTATTATGCGTCATGGTAAAAAATCACTTGCCGCACGGATTGTCTATGATGCTATGAAAAGTATTGAGGAACGCACTGGTAATGATCCATTAGAAACCTTTGAAAGAGCTGTGCGTAATGCAACGCCCTTGGTAGAAGTAAAAGCTCGGCGGGTTGGCGGTGCTACCTACCAAGTACCGATGGAAGTGCGTTCTGAGAGGGGTACAACTTTGGCACTGCGTTGGCTGGTACAGTTTTCTCGGCAACGCTCAGGTCGAACAATGGCTGGCAAATTGGCTCAAGAATTGATGGATGCTGCCAACGAGACTGGGAACGCTATTCGCAAGCGTGAAGAGACGCATCGGATGGCAGAAGCAAATAAGGCTTTCGCACACTATCGTTACTAA